A window of Cohnella herbarum contains these coding sequences:
- the spoIIE gene encoding stage II sporulation protein E: protein MDKPSVVPFVPRAGTGPSLAPETGNKSWFQKRKQSAQSKESSSPPSLLLRWGEAVRAQQWVLLIIGIGFLLGRATMLEGIAPFAAAFFGVVLYLRKDLAFWAMLSLVAGSFWAIEPMPAIICAEIGVIYLLYRGLVLYERADLSHAPVVVFAGTLIVRLFATLLSDKTAWLPYALTVVEAGLAFVLTLLFVHALPVLARTRKTTDLRHEEWVGVAILLACLLTGMTGWTVYGVAVASVLSRYFVVMTAFVGGPALGTSAGVVAGMILSLSNLGAASEIGLLAFGGLMAGLVREGGKAASMFGLLLGTSVLTLYGGTASDTMMSTWATVAAMVMMLFTPRSVLNALSRFIPGTTNYAQNQHDYAQKVRDLTAERVEKFSEVFRQLSGSFRQMTQQGETARQSRDFDHFVNEVHERACTNCHRRNLCWDGQFIQTYKLMTDMMTAVEEEPDLMPAQMPKSWSRVCVKTPLVLDVLKRQYEVYRNDLHWRQQLQDSRFLVADQLSGVSQVMDDLVKEIRREAKQMEVQEKQIRDALERLGLAIQSIDILSLEEGHIDIEMVHAFRTGYDECRKMIAPLLSEILGETVSVSQERSGVPSAHLSTVTFASAKIYEVETGVAGAAKDGDMLSGDSFSMVELGNGKFAVALSDGMGNGVRARMESSAALSMLEQLLQSGIDERLAVKSVNSVLLLRSPEEMFATVDLALIDLYTAHATMLKIGSTPSFIKRGREIIPIAANNLPIGILQDIEIDLLRVQLQPGDTLIMMTDGILDSPGHAINKEQWMKRVLQELAADEPQDIADELLDMALRQYPGGVKDDMTVIVTRLTRHQPEWAAFRWPGLNRLERPRTVS, encoded by the coding sequence ATGGACAAGCCGTCCGTCGTTCCTTTCGTACCGCGTGCGGGGACCGGACCCTCCCTTGCTCCCGAAACGGGAAACAAGAGTTGGTTTCAGAAGCGGAAACAATCCGCTCAATCGAAAGAAAGCTCCAGTCCGCCTTCGCTATTGTTGCGATGGGGAGAAGCCGTTCGTGCGCAGCAATGGGTGTTATTGATCATCGGGATAGGTTTTTTGCTCGGCAGGGCGACTATGCTGGAAGGGATTGCGCCGTTCGCGGCGGCTTTTTTCGGAGTAGTGCTCTACTTGCGCAAGGACTTGGCGTTCTGGGCAATGCTATCGCTTGTCGCGGGCAGCTTCTGGGCAATAGAACCGATGCCTGCGATCATTTGCGCGGAGATCGGCGTGATTTATTTGCTCTATCGGGGATTGGTGCTCTATGAAAGGGCGGATTTGTCCCATGCGCCGGTCGTCGTCTTCGCGGGTACGTTGATCGTTCGTCTGTTTGCGACTTTACTGTCGGACAAAACCGCTTGGTTGCCCTATGCCCTTACCGTAGTGGAAGCGGGCCTAGCTTTCGTGCTAACGCTATTATTCGTTCACGCTCTCCCCGTACTCGCAAGAACGAGAAAAACGACCGATTTGCGCCATGAGGAATGGGTGGGCGTCGCGATCTTGCTAGCTTGCCTGCTTACCGGCATGACCGGCTGGACGGTATACGGAGTTGCGGTTGCCAGCGTCTTGTCCCGTTATTTCGTCGTCATGACGGCTTTCGTCGGGGGTCCGGCATTGGGGACGTCGGCCGGCGTCGTGGCGGGTATGATTCTAAGCTTGTCCAATCTCGGAGCGGCATCGGAGATCGGATTGTTGGCCTTCGGCGGACTTATGGCGGGTCTGGTGCGCGAAGGAGGGAAAGCGGCGTCTATGTTCGGGTTGTTGCTCGGCACGTCGGTATTAACGTTATATGGGGGAACCGCGTCAGACACGATGATGTCCACGTGGGCGACCGTGGCAGCTATGGTTATGATGTTGTTCACTCCCCGCTCGGTTCTGAACGCTCTATCGAGATTTATCCCCGGTACTACAAACTATGCGCAGAACCAGCATGATTATGCGCAGAAGGTGAGAGATTTAACGGCGGAAAGGGTGGAAAAGTTTTCGGAAGTTTTCCGGCAGCTCTCGGGGAGTTTCCGTCAGATGACCCAGCAAGGGGAAACCGCTAGGCAAAGCCGGGACTTCGACCACTTCGTGAACGAGGTTCATGAGCGGGCTTGCACGAATTGTCATCGCCGCAACTTATGCTGGGACGGGCAATTCATTCAGACCTACAAGCTGATGACGGACATGATGACGGCAGTAGAAGAGGAGCCGGACTTGATGCCCGCTCAGATGCCTAAATCTTGGAGCCGGGTTTGCGTGAAGACGCCGCTCGTGCTGGACGTGCTTAAACGCCAGTACGAAGTGTATCGCAATGATTTGCATTGGCGGCAGCAATTGCAGGATAGCCGTTTTCTCGTGGCCGATCAGTTGTCGGGGGTCTCGCAGGTTATGGACGATCTGGTGAAGGAAATCCGTCGCGAAGCCAAACAGATGGAAGTTCAGGAGAAGCAAATCCGTGATGCTCTCGAACGTCTGGGGCTGGCGATTCAAAGTATAGATATTCTGAGTTTGGAGGAGGGACATATCGATATCGAGATGGTGCATGCTTTTCGCACCGGGTATGACGAATGCCGCAAGATGATCGCCCCCTTGCTGTCCGAGATTCTCGGGGAAACGGTTTCGGTCAGTCAGGAGCGAAGCGGCGTGCCTTCGGCGCACTTAAGCACGGTAACGTTCGCATCGGCCAAAATTTACGAGGTGGAGACGGGGGTGGCGGGAGCGGCCAAGGATGGCGATATGCTTTCGGGAGACAGCTTCAGTATGGTGGAGCTGGGAAATGGAAAGTTTGCGGTGGCGCTAAGCGACGGAATGGGCAACGGGGTGAGAGCGCGAATGGAGAGCAGCGCGGCGTTGTCGATGCTGGAGCAACTGCTCCAATCGGGAATCGACGAACGGCTCGCGGTAAAGTCGGTGAATTCCGTGTTGCTGCTGCGTTCTCCGGAGGAAATGTTCGCAACGGTGGATCTGGCGCTCATTGATCTGTATACCGCTCATGCGACGATGCTTAAGATTGGATCGACGCCAAGCTTTATTAAAAGAGGGAGGGAGATTATTCCGATCGCCGCTAATAACTTGCCGATCGGCATCCTGCAGGATATCGAGATCGATCTTCTCAGGGTGCAGTTACAGCCTGGGGATACGCTAATCATGATGACGGACGGCATTCTGGATTCCCCGGGCCATGCGATTAACAAGGAGCAGTGGATGAAGAGGGTTCTTCAGGAGCTTGCTGCCGATGAGCCGCAAGATATCGCGGACGAGCTCCTCGATATGGCGCTGCGACAATATCCGGGGGGCGTGAAGGACGATATGACCGTTATCGTCACGCGGCTGACGCGACATCAGCCGGAGTGGGCAGCCTTCCGTTGGCCGGGACTTAACCGGTTGGAGCGACCGAGGACGGTGAGCTGA
- a CDS encoding VWA domain-containing protein codes for MKQILLITDGGSNVGESPVIAAAQAYAEGITVNVAGVIDEGTIGEYGAAEIAEIARAGGGISQIVTSRQLSRTVQMMTRQTVAGSIRQAVNQELKQLFGVENVGALPPPKRAEVVRVMEDMEETMSLSVALLIDASASMKPKLHAVEEAIRDLTLSLQARTGRSQVSVFHFPGESQHDYCVMDAGWTASSAKIGSLFNRIRMRGTTPTGPALLQVVDYIGETCGKISKTELADAPLQAARGDSNEVRSDYVV; via the coding sequence ATGAAGCAAATCTTGCTCATTACCGACGGAGGGTCGAATGTGGGAGAGAGTCCCGTTATTGCCGCGGCGCAAGCCTATGCGGAAGGAATTACGGTGAACGTAGCGGGCGTAATCGACGAAGGAACTATCGGAGAGTACGGAGCGGCGGAGATTGCCGAGATCGCGCGCGCCGGAGGCGGGATCAGTCAAATCGTCACGAGCCGTCAATTATCCCGTACGGTGCAGATGATGACGAGACAGACGGTGGCGGGAAGCATTCGCCAAGCCGTCAATCAAGAACTGAAGCAGCTGTTCGGGGTCGAGAACGTCGGGGCGCTTCCTCCGCCTAAACGCGCGGAAGTCGTAAGAGTGATGGAGGATATGGAAGAAACGATGTCGCTTTCCGTGGCGCTGCTCATCGATGCCAGCGCCAGCATGAAGCCCAAGCTGCACGCCGTGGAGGAAGCGATCCGCGATCTAACCTTAAGTCTGCAAGCCAGGACGGGTAGAAGCCAAGTATCCGTATTCCATTTTCCGGGAGAATCGCAGCATGATTACTGCGTTATGGATGCGGGTTGGACCGCGAGTTCCGCTAAGATCGGTTCCCTATTCAACCGAATTCGGATGCGGGGGACGACTCCAACGGGACCTGCCCTATTGCAAGTCGTTGATTATATCGGCGAGACTTGTGGTAAAATAAGCAAAACAGAGCTAGCGGATGCGCCACTCCAGGCTGCGCGGGGCGATTCGAACGAGGTGCGGAGTGACTACGTCGTCTGA
- a CDS encoding serine/threonine protein kinase: MTTSSDNQPYPKGTEIRGKWNGKHYRLERLLGLGSNGQVYLATAGNRVGCAVKIGHEAAELQGEVNILTSLDHSQKQRSPFLLDVDDGILEGKKVPFYVMRYIAGIPVKAYLSEHGSHWLGVVGYRLLERLTELHEAGWVFGDIKSDNVLVGEYGRVELVDFGGASAIGRSVRQFTEIYDRGYWSAGSRIADPAYDHFAVAMLWLHALDGKRLIQLTKTLLPQNRHPRELLKLVGSNPKLLPLEGWMEKALTGRFSDTREAGREWREAVRISQKPKSPGDRVPGWMAGLLGAAIVLSVSVAAIWLFQ; this comes from the coding sequence GTGACTACGTCGTCTGATAATCAGCCTTACCCTAAGGGGACGGAAATTAGGGGCAAGTGGAATGGGAAGCACTATCGCTTGGAACGATTGCTAGGATTAGGCTCGAATGGGCAAGTCTATTTGGCTACCGCGGGTAACCGGGTCGGTTGCGCGGTTAAGATCGGTCATGAAGCCGCGGAGTTGCAAGGGGAAGTGAATATTCTAACTTCTCTGGACCATTCGCAGAAACAGCGGTCTCCCTTTCTGTTAGATGTGGACGACGGAATACTGGAGGGCAAGAAAGTTCCCTTCTACGTAATGAGATACATTGCAGGCATCCCGGTCAAGGCTTATTTAAGCGAGCATGGCTCGCATTGGCTGGGCGTCGTGGGTTACCGGCTCCTAGAACGGTTAACGGAATTACATGAAGCAGGCTGGGTATTCGGGGATATTAAGAGCGATAACGTGCTTGTCGGAGAATACGGGCGAGTGGAATTGGTCGATTTCGGCGGAGCATCCGCCATCGGCCGCAGCGTTCGGCAGTTTACCGAGATTTACGACCGGGGGTACTGGTCGGCCGGGAGCCGTATCGCAGATCCGGCATACGACCATTTTGCCGTAGCCATGCTATGGCTGCATGCTCTCGACGGCAAACGGTTAATCCAATTGACGAAGACGCTGCTTCCGCAAAATCGGCACCCGCGGGAGCTGCTGAAGCTCGTGGGAAGCAATCCTAAGCTACTGCCGCTTGAGGGTTGGATGGAGAAGGCTCTGACGGGACGATTCTCGGATACGCGGGAAGCGGGTCGCGAGTGGAGGGAAGCGGTCAGGATTTCGCAGAAGCCGAAGTCTCCCGGAGACCGTGTACCCGGCTGGATGGCGGGACTGCTAGGAGCGGCGATCGTGCTAAGCGTATCGGTTGCGGCGATCTGGTTGTTTCAATAG
- the tilS gene encoding tRNA lysidine(34) synthetase TilS produces the protein MQPQDEWERSIMAQARAEGWWHVEGKVVAAVSGGPDSMALLHILNAMAREEPFQVIVAHANHQFRGSESDAEAELVRGLASEYGMPFESVELGMPAYIADSGINPQTASREKRYDFLKRVANKYSAKYLLTGHHADDQAETVLMRVIRGTGVSGLAGIPYRRKEEQLELIRPLLRITKCELLDYCKRNGVPFAVDSSNIDRHYFRNAVRLDVMPMIEQYNPRLKASLVRLSDLAAADDDYMEGQTLQAFQEGVTPSGEGFRLERRRFRGLHVALQRRLIKLILNCSSNPRDMLDYGHVEEILAALTQERPTVTQLDIGDGWVMIREYEQAYIGPGHPEPVNFTYIVSDNISEVAIGETGEHIRLERLEGSLPNGTTNRNEASFDADELIMPLRVRSRLPGDLMHPYGLNGTKKVQDMFVDAKVPRSRRDKLPLLVDGDGRVLWIPGMRRSSHALVTADTRSTWRFTYATRKE, from the coding sequence GTGCAACCGCAGGATGAGTGGGAACGAAGCATCATGGCACAGGCGCGGGCGGAAGGCTGGTGGCACGTAGAGGGCAAAGTCGTCGCGGCGGTTTCGGGCGGGCCGGATTCTATGGCGCTGCTTCATATTCTGAACGCGATGGCGAGGGAAGAGCCTTTTCAAGTCATCGTAGCTCATGCGAACCATCAATTCCGCGGATCGGAATCCGATGCCGAAGCGGAACTGGTGCGCGGCTTGGCCTCGGAGTACGGAATGCCGTTTGAATCCGTCGAGCTTGGAATGCCTGCGTACATAGCGGATTCGGGGATCAATCCCCAGACGGCATCGCGGGAAAAGCGGTATGATTTTCTGAAACGGGTCGCAAACAAGTATTCCGCTAAGTACTTGCTGACCGGACATCATGCGGACGATCAAGCGGAGACGGTCCTTATGAGAGTCATAAGGGGAACGGGAGTCAGCGGGTTAGCCGGCATCCCATATCGTCGAAAAGAAGAACAATTGGAACTGATTCGCCCCTTGTTACGTATAACCAAATGTGAGCTTCTGGATTATTGTAAGCGAAACGGGGTGCCTTTCGCGGTAGATAGCAGTAATATCGACCGGCATTACTTCCGTAATGCCGTCCGATTGGATGTAATGCCGATGATTGAACAATATAATCCTAGGCTGAAGGCTTCCTTGGTCAGACTATCCGATCTGGCAGCGGCGGATGACGACTACATGGAAGGCCAGACCCTTCAAGCCTTTCAAGAGGGAGTAACTCCTTCGGGGGAAGGCTTCCGGTTAGAGCGACGACGGTTCCGCGGCCTCCACGTCGCTTTACAACGCAGATTGATTAAATTAATATTAAACTGTTCTTCGAACCCGCGCGATATGCTGGACTACGGGCATGTGGAGGAAATCCTTGCTGCGCTTACACAGGAGCGTCCCACGGTTACGCAGTTAGATATCGGGGATGGCTGGGTGATGATAAGGGAATACGAACAGGCGTATATCGGCCCGGGTCATCCGGAACCGGTAAATTTTACGTATATCGTCTCCGATAATATAAGCGAGGTTGCGATCGGGGAAACAGGGGAGCATATTCGGTTAGAACGTCTGGAGGGTTCTTTGCCCAACGGGACGACAAACCGGAATGAAGCTAGCTTCGATGCCGATGAATTGATTATGCCCCTTCGGGTTCGCAGCCGATTGCCTGGAGACCTTATGCATCCTTACGGACTAAACGGCACCAAAAAAGTGCAAGATATGTTCGTCGATGCCAAAGTGCCACGTTCCCGCCGCGATAAACTTCCCCTGTTGGTAGATGGAGATGGACGCGTGCTCTGGATACCGGGAATGCGTCGTTCAAGTCATGCTTTGGTTACCGCGGATACCCGATCGACATGGCGTTTCACTTACGCGACTCGGAAAGAATGA
- the hpt gene encoding hypoxanthine phosphoribosyltransferase: protein MQKDIQEVLYSEEVIQQKVQELGAAISRDYEGRNPLVICVLKGAFIFMADLSKNIVIPIELDFMAVSSYGNSTRSSGEVKIIKDLDASVEGRDVLIVEDIIDSGLTLSYLIDVLERRNALSVNVVALFDKPGRRTVDLNADYTGFTIPDAFVVGYGLDYAEKYRNLPYVGILKPEVYSS, encoded by the coding sequence TTGCAAAAAGACATTCAAGAAGTTCTCTACTCGGAAGAAGTAATTCAGCAAAAGGTACAGGAACTAGGGGCGGCGATCAGCCGCGACTACGAGGGGCGTAATCCGCTCGTCATTTGCGTACTGAAGGGCGCTTTTATTTTTATGGCGGATTTGTCCAAGAATATCGTTATCCCGATCGAACTTGATTTTATGGCGGTATCGAGTTACGGCAATTCCACAAGGTCTTCCGGCGAAGTCAAAATCATTAAAGATTTAGACGCCTCCGTTGAAGGGCGCGACGTACTTATCGTAGAAGATATTATTGACAGCGGTTTGACCTTGAGTTATTTGATCGATGTGCTGGAACGCCGCAATGCGTTATCCGTCAACGTCGTGGCGCTGTTCGATAAGCCGGGGCGCCGCACGGTAGACCTGAACGCCGATTATACCGGGTTTACGATTCCGGATGCGTTCGTCGTCGGTTACGGTCTTGATTACGCGGAGAAATACCGCAATCTGCCGTATGTGGGAATTCTTAAACCGGAAGTGTATTCGAGTTAA
- the ftsH gene encoding ATP-dependent zinc metalloprotease FtsH, translating into MNRFIRNTGFYLLIFLVTVGIVQFFIGKNETTKALNYNEIMQVVEQGNATELTIQPQGGTYLITGKYKQKPADVKSDLFSGRLPLTEVAATKLHDTAVQKGIAVEDKKMPGQSFWLTFLTSIIPFIIMFVLFFFLINQAQGGGGKVMNFGKSRARLYNEEKKRVTFEDVAGADEEKQELVEVVEFLKDPRKFAALGARIPKGVLLVGPPGTGKTLLARAVAGEAGVPFFTISGSDFVEMFVGVGASRVRDLFENAKKNSPCIIFIDEIDAVGRQRGAGLGGGHDEREQTLNQLLVEMDGFGANEGIIIVAATNRPDILDPALLRPGRFDRQITVDRPDVKGREAVLKVHARNKPLNKDVRLGTIAKRTTGFTGADLENLLNEAALLAARRNKKDIAMLEVDEAIDRVVVGTEKKSRVISDREKRIVAYHEAGHTIAGFFLEHADTVHKVTIIPRGRAGGYVIMLPKEDRMLVTKQELLDKVTGLLAGRAAEEIFIGEIGTGAYSDFKSATSIVRAMIMEYGMSDKLGTMQFGSSQGQVFLGRDIGHEQNYSDAIAYEIDQEMQSITRDCYDRAKKLLTEKSAEMHLIAKTLLDVETLDLEQIKSLIEKGIIVPSEEGEGSSSGEESKAEPIVDTLGNVKVRIQTREDEPLATMPDLRKDDDSEEPK; encoded by the coding sequence ATGAATCGGTTCATCCGCAACACAGGGTTTTACTTACTTATCTTTTTGGTGACTGTCGGAATCGTTCAGTTTTTCATTGGAAAGAACGAGACGACTAAGGCTTTGAATTACAATGAAATTATGCAGGTGGTAGAACAAGGTAACGCTACCGAGCTTACGATTCAGCCACAAGGCGGTACCTATTTAATTACCGGTAAATACAAACAGAAGCCTGCCGACGTCAAGAGCGATTTATTCTCGGGCCGCCTTCCTTTAACCGAGGTTGCGGCAACGAAATTGCATGATACGGCTGTTCAAAAAGGCATTGCCGTCGAAGACAAAAAAATGCCGGGACAAAGCTTCTGGCTGACATTTCTGACTTCCATCATTCCGTTCATTATCATGTTCGTACTGTTCTTCTTCCTGATCAATCAGGCGCAGGGCGGCGGCGGCAAAGTAATGAACTTCGGCAAGAGCCGCGCCCGTCTCTATAATGAAGAGAAAAAGCGGGTTACGTTCGAGGATGTGGCCGGAGCGGATGAAGAGAAACAGGAATTGGTCGAAGTCGTCGAATTCTTGAAAGATCCCCGTAAGTTTGCCGCGCTTGGCGCACGCATTCCGAAAGGCGTTCTTCTCGTAGGTCCTCCAGGTACGGGTAAAACCTTGCTCGCCCGCGCGGTTGCGGGAGAAGCGGGAGTTCCGTTCTTCACGATCTCCGGTTCGGATTTCGTCGAGATGTTCGTGGGCGTCGGGGCATCCCGTGTCCGTGATCTATTCGAGAACGCGAAGAAAAACTCGCCCTGCATTATCTTTATCGATGAGATCGATGCAGTAGGACGTCAACGGGGCGCAGGCCTTGGCGGCGGACATGACGAGCGCGAGCAAACATTGAACCAACTCCTCGTGGAGATGGATGGATTCGGCGCTAACGAAGGAATCATCATCGTTGCCGCGACGAACCGTCCCGACATTCTCGATCCCGCCCTGCTTCGTCCGGGTCGTTTCGACCGTCAGATCACGGTGGATCGTCCAGACGTGAAGGGCCGCGAAGCGGTGCTGAAGGTTCACGCGCGCAACAAACCGTTGAACAAGGATGTTCGCCTTGGCACGATCGCGAAGCGGACTACCGGATTTACGGGCGCGGACTTGGAAAATCTATTGAACGAAGCGGCATTGCTTGCCGCACGACGGAATAAAAAAGATATCGCGATGCTGGAAGTCGATGAAGCGATCGACCGCGTTGTCGTCGGTACGGAGAAGAAGAGCCGCGTGATCAGCGATCGCGAGAAGCGCATTGTCGCCTACCACGAAGCCGGACATACGATTGCCGGATTCTTCCTCGAGCATGCCGATACGGTGCATAAGGTAACGATCATTCCTCGCGGACGCGCCGGCGGTTACGTCATCATGCTTCCTAAGGAAGATCGTATGCTCGTAACCAAGCAAGAGCTCCTCGACAAAGTAACGGGATTGCTCGCGGGCCGTGCGGCCGAGGAAATCTTCATCGGCGAAATCGGAACGGGCGCTTACAGCGACTTTAAGTCCGCGACGAGCATCGTTCGCGCGATGATCATGGAATACGGGATGAGCGACAAGCTCGGAACGATGCAATTCGGAAGCTCTCAGGGTCAAGTATTCTTAGGTCGGGACATCGGGCATGAACAGAACTACTCCGATGCGATCGCTTACGAGATCGACCAAGAGATGCAAAGCATTACGCGGGATTGTTACGATCGCGCGAAGAAGCTGTTAACCGAGAAGAGCGCCGAGATGCACTTGATCGCGAAGACGCTTCTTGACGTGGAGACGCTTGACCTCGAACAGATCAAATCCTTGATCGAGAAGGGGATTATCGTTCCGAGCGAAGAGGGAGAAGGTTCCTCCTCCGGCGAAGAGTCTAAAGCCGAACCGATCGTAGATACGCTGGGCAACGTTAAAGTGCGGATTCAAACCCGCGAAGACGAGCCGCTGGCAACTATGCCGGACTTGCGCAAAGACGACGATTCCGAAGAACCGAAGTAA
- the nadA gene encoding quinolinate synthase NadA: MEALALERKAEQNRELRERLMQLKKERNAIILAHYYQRDEIQEVADFRGDSFLLAQKAASTDADVIVFCGVHFMGESAKILAPHKTVLVPDERAGCPMADMVNPIGLRELKAKHPNAKVVTYINSSADVKAETDICCTSANAVKVVNSVDADEIIWCPDKNLGHYVSQFTDKKMIIWEGYCNTHDMLTIKDVEEMRAKYPNAEFVVHPECRPEVVEMADFVGSTTGILKYCRESSHKEFIVGTEDGTGYQLRLDSPDKTFHFASKFLVCPNMKVNNLKKVVKALETMQPQIYVPQDVADKARLSLERMLLVK; encoded by the coding sequence ATGGAGGCTTTGGCCCTGGAGCGTAAAGCAGAGCAGAATCGCGAATTGCGCGAGCGGCTTATGCAGCTAAAGAAGGAACGTAATGCCATTATTCTCGCTCATTATTATCAGCGTGATGAAATACAGGAGGTCGCGGATTTCCGCGGAGATTCTTTTCTCCTCGCTCAGAAGGCGGCATCCACGGATGCGGACGTCATCGTATTCTGCGGCGTGCACTTCATGGGGGAAAGCGCCAAAATACTGGCTCCCCACAAGACGGTTCTCGTACCGGACGAACGCGCGGGCTGCCCGATGGCGGATATGGTCAATCCGATCGGATTGCGCGAGCTTAAAGCGAAACATCCGAACGCCAAGGTCGTCACGTATATTAACTCTTCGGCGGACGTGAAAGCGGAGACGGATATTTGTTGTACGTCCGCTAACGCGGTTAAGGTCGTGAATTCGGTCGATGCCGATGAGATTATCTGGTGCCCGGACAAAAATCTCGGCCATTACGTTTCCCAGTTTACCGACAAGAAAATGATTATCTGGGAAGGTTATTGCAACACCCACGACATGCTTACCATTAAAGACGTCGAGGAAATGCGGGCGAAATATCCGAACGCGGAATTCGTCGTTCATCCGGAATGCCGTCCCGAAGTGGTGGAGATGGCGGACTTCGTGGGAAGCACGACGGGAATTCTGAAATACTGCCGCGAATCCAGCCATAAAGAATTTATCGTTGGAACGGAAGACGGCACCGGGTATCAATTGCGGTTGGACAGCCCGGACAAAACCTTTCATTTCGCATCGAAATTTCTTGTCTGTCCGAATATGAAGGTGAATAACCTGAAGAAGGTCGTCAAGGCATTGGAGACGATGCAACCGCAAATCTATGTGCCGCAGGACGTTGCGGACAAAGCCCGTTTATCGCTGGAGCGCATGCTACTGGTTAAGTAA
- the nadB gene encoding L-aspartate oxidase, protein MIPRYVVDFDLDKLPRVETDVIVIGAGIAGLFTALKASETKRVLMITKKSLFDSNTRYAQGGIAAVISDEDSPDFLAQDTLIAGAGLCEASAVDVLVHEGPKGVQELIRYGTNFDEENGHFALTKEGAHSQRRILHANGDATGYEIVRALAEKVKSDPTLELWDDHFVLDLLTKDGECRGAIVQKPDGSRVAVFGRATILCTGGTGQLYRYTTNPEVATGDGVAMAYRAGADIRDMEFNQFHPTSLCYPGAPRFLISEAVRGEGAYLRNIRGDRFMENYHPQLELAPRDVVARAIVSEMEATKSTYVYIDITHETPELIKHRFPTIYEFCLNYGLDMTTDWIPVAPAAHYMMGGVKTNLRGETSIRRLFACGEASSTGVHGANRLASNSLSEAIVFGQRIVDAINQLPPNKAIADNGPTAERHAALTGALIERRLKLQKGMVRYAGLRRNRAGLIKGLEDLKKQLPLFQLSLTKREELEYANLLTCALLVTESALYREESRGGHYREDYPQKDDQNWHVHTIINRENGIRTERVDDDV, encoded by the coding sequence ATGATTCCACGTTACGTTGTCGATTTTGATCTAGACAAACTTCCTCGCGTAGAGACGGACGTTATCGTGATTGGAGCCGGTATTGCTGGACTATTTACGGCGCTCAAGGCGAGCGAAACGAAGCGCGTATTAATGATAACCAAGAAATCTTTGTTCGACAGTAATACTCGTTATGCGCAAGGCGGGATAGCCGCGGTAATTTCGGACGAAGATTCGCCCGATTTTCTTGCACAAGATACGTTGATTGCCGGGGCAGGTCTTTGCGAAGCCTCGGCAGTCGACGTTCTTGTTCATGAAGGACCCAAAGGGGTTCAAGAGCTGATCCGTTACGGGACGAACTTCGATGAAGAGAACGGCCATTTTGCCCTAACGAAGGAAGGCGCGCACAGTCAGCGCCGTATTCTTCACGCGAACGGGGACGCAACCGGTTACGAGATCGTTCGCGCATTGGCGGAGAAGGTCAAATCCGATCCGACCCTCGAATTGTGGGATGACCATTTCGTGCTAGACTTGTTGACAAAAGACGGCGAATGCCGCGGAGCGATCGTTCAGAAGCCGGACGGATCGCGCGTGGCCGTATTCGGACGGGCAACGATTCTATGTACCGGGGGAACCGGTCAACTCTACAGATACACGACGAATCCCGAAGTCGCAACCGGCGACGGCGTAGCGATGGCTTACCGGGCAGGCGCGGATATTCGGGATATGGAATTCAACCAATTCCATCCGACGTCTCTTTGTTATCCCGGTGCGCCGAGATTTCTGATCTCCGAAGCGGTTCGGGGCGAAGGGGCGTATTTGCGCAACATTCGCGGCGATCGGTTTATGGAGAATTACCACCCTCAGTTGGAGCTTGCTCCAAGGGATGTCGTCGCTCGCGCGATCGTTAGCGAGATGGAGGCGACGAAGTCAACTTACGTCTATATCGATATTACTCACGAAACCCCTGAACTCATTAAGCATCGTTTTCCGACGATATACGAATTTTGTTTGAATTACGGACTGGATATGACAACCGATTGGATTCCGGTTGCTCCCGCTGCCCATTATATGATGGGCGGGGTCAAGACGAATCTGCGCGGAGAGACGAGCATTCGCCGTCTGTTCGCTTGCGGGGAAGCTTCCTCGACGGGCGTCCACGGAGCGAATCGGCTTGCGAGCAATTCGTTGTCGGAAGCCATCGTTTTCGGACAACGGATCGTAGACGCGATTAATCAATTGCCGCCGAATAAGGCGATCGCCGATAATGGACCGACCGCCGAGAGGCATGCGGCTCTGACCGGGGCTTTAATCGAACGGAGATTGAAGCTTCAGAAGGGTATGGTTCGTTACGCGGGATTGCGAAGGAACCGGGCCGGACTGATCAAAGGGTTAGAGGATTTAAAGAAACAATTGCCTTTATTCCAGCTTTCCTTAACGAAACGGGAAGAGTTAGAGTATGCCAATCTACTTACGTGCGCCCTTCTGGTGACCGAATCGGCGTTGTATCGCGAAGAAAGTCGCGGCGGACATTATAGGGAAGACTATCCGCAGAAAGACGACCAGAACTGGCACGTGCATACAATAATAAATAGGGAAAACGGGATACGCACAGAAAGGGTCGACGACGATGTTTGA